The following coding sequences lie in one Mesorhizobium sp. DCY119 genomic window:
- a CDS encoding fumarylacetoacetate hydrolase family protein, whose translation MKLLRYGEAGRERPGLIDADGVIRDLSQHIADLGGETIDPKELDRLARIDPASLPVVTGNPRIGPCVHGTGKFICIGLNYSDHAAETGATVPPEPIIFMKATSAIVGPDDDLLIPRGSEKTDWEVELGVVIGRKAKYVSEADALDYVAGYCTAHDVSERAFQTERSGQWTKGKSCDTFGPIGPWLVTKDEVPDPQNLKMWLTVNGEKVQDGSTRTMVYGVRYLVSYLSQFMSLHPGDIISTGTPPGVGMGMKPPRYLKAGDVVELGIEGLGQQRQDVKADA comes from the coding sequence GTGAAATTGCTGCGCTATGGAGAAGCGGGACGCGAGCGCCCGGGCCTGATCGATGCGGATGGCGTGATCCGCGACCTGTCACAGCATATTGCCGACCTCGGCGGCGAGACCATCGATCCCAAGGAACTCGACCGGCTGGCGCGCATCGACCCGGCTTCGCTGCCCGTGGTCACCGGCAATCCGCGCATCGGCCCCTGCGTGCATGGCACGGGAAAATTCATCTGCATCGGCCTCAACTATTCCGACCACGCCGCCGAGACCGGCGCCACCGTGCCGCCGGAACCGATCATCTTCATGAAGGCGACATCGGCCATTGTCGGTCCGGACGACGATCTGCTGATCCCGCGCGGCTCGGAAAAAACCGACTGGGAAGTGGAACTCGGCGTCGTTATCGGGCGCAAGGCCAAATATGTCTCCGAGGCCGACGCGCTCGACTATGTCGCCGGCTATTGCACGGCCCATGACGTCTCCGAGCGTGCCTTCCAGACCGAACGTTCCGGCCAATGGACCAAGGGCAAGAGCTGCGACACGTTCGGGCCGATCGGTCCGTGGCTGGTGACCAAGGACGAGGTGCCGGACCCGCAGAACCTGAAAATGTGGCTCACCGTCAATGGCGAGAAGGTGCAGGACGGCTCGACCAGGACGATGGTCTACGGCGTGCGCTACCTCGTTTCCTATCTCAGCCAGTTCATGTCGCTGCATCCCGGCGACATCATCTCGACCGGCACGCCGCCCGGCGTCGGCATGGGCATGAAGCCGCCGCGCTACCTCAAGGCCGGCGACGTCGTCGAACTCGGCATCGAAGGCCTTGGGCAGCAGCGGCAGGATGTGAAGGCTGACGCCTGA
- a CDS encoding SDR family oxidoreductase — protein MTGTSAGKSVVITAAAQGIGRATALAFAREGAAVTATDINETLLAELTRETGIVTRKLDVLDDAAVEKAFAEIGPVDVLFNCAGFVHSGSILEMKDSDLDFAFNLNVRAMIRTIRAVLPGMIERGGGAIINMSSVASSIKGVPNRFAYGTTKAAVIGLTKAVAADHIGQGIRCNAICPGTVESPSLEGRMRAGGDYEAARAAFIARQPMGRLGTPDEIAALAVYLAGATYTTGQAYAIDGGWTI, from the coding sequence ATGACGGGGACATCGGCCGGCAAGAGCGTGGTGATTACGGCTGCGGCGCAGGGCATCGGCCGGGCGACTGCGCTGGCCTTTGCGCGCGAAGGCGCAGCGGTGACCGCCACCGACATCAACGAGACGCTGCTTGCCGAACTCACGCGGGAAACCGGTATCGTGACGCGAAAACTCGACGTGCTCGACGACGCGGCAGTGGAAAAAGCCTTTGCCGAGATCGGCCCGGTCGACGTTCTGTTCAACTGCGCCGGCTTCGTCCATTCGGGCTCCATTCTCGAGATGAAGGACAGCGATCTCGACTTCGCCTTCAACCTCAATGTGCGGGCCATGATCCGAACAATCCGCGCCGTGCTGCCCGGCATGATCGAGCGCGGCGGCGGCGCGATCATCAACATGTCGTCGGTTGCGTCGAGCATAAAGGGCGTGCCGAACCGCTTCGCCTACGGCACCACCAAGGCAGCGGTGATCGGGCTGACCAAGGCGGTCGCCGCCGACCATATCGGCCAGGGCATTCGCTGCAACGCCATCTGCCCCGGCACGGTGGAGAGCCCGTCGCTGGAGGGCCGCATGCGCGCCGGCGGCGATTATGAGGCGGCGCGGGCCGCCTTCATCGCCCGCCAGCCGATGGGCCGACTCGGCACGCCGGATGAAATCGCTGCACTCGCCGTCTATCTTGCCGGCGCCACCTACACCACCGGCCAGGCCTATGCCATCGACGGCGGCTGGACGATCTGA
- a CDS encoding aldehyde dehydrogenase family protein, with protein MNILERYAAMEYDAAPEARNEADAWLAGRDFGKALFIGGEWKAAAGGKTFETSEPATGKLLAKISDAGDADIDTAVAAAAKALPKWSAQSGYARAKVLYAIGRAMQRHQRLFAVLESIDNGKPIRESRDIDVPLAIRHFIHHAGWAQSLDKEFPDHRPVGVVGQIIPWNFPLLMLAWKIAPALAAGCTVVLKPAEYTPLTAILFAEICERAGVPKGVVNIVPGGPDAGAAIVNHPGVQKIAFTGSSEVGKIIRKATAGSGKKLSLELGGKSAFIVFEDADLDSAVEGLVDGIWFNQGQVCCAGSRLLVQEGISDAFIAKVKTRMGRLRVGSPLDKNTDIGPLVDKTQLDRVSGLVAEGAKQGAECWQPDCPLPSTGYFYLPTLATGVSPANILALEEVFGPVLAAMTFRSTEEAIELANNTRYGLAASVWSENINLALHAAPQIKAGVIWVNGTNMFDAACGFGGYRESGFGREGGREGMFEYLAAKLPLGSVIKPAVTEKVTERAEADGIGIDRTAKLFIGGKQVRPDGNYSLAVADKKGKLAGEVGLGSRKDIRDAVSAARGAKAWAEATGYNRSQVLYFLAENLAARADEFAARLVQLTGATAKAAREEVELSIERLFSFAGMADKFEGRVHAPPARAVTLALHEPVGVIGIVAPDEAPLLGLISLAAPALAMGNTVVAVPSQKHALLATDLYQVIEYSDVPGGAINIVTGKHAELAAVLAKHDDVDGLWCVADADTCKLVEAESIGNLKRVWTSGGKNVDWRSDLVAGDAFLRRAVEVKNVWVPYGD; from the coding sequence ATGAACATTCTCGAACGCTACGCCGCGATGGAATATGACGCGGCCCCAGAGGCCCGCAACGAGGCCGACGCCTGGCTTGCTGGGCGCGATTTCGGCAAGGCGCTGTTCATCGGCGGCGAGTGGAAGGCGGCGGCAGGCGGCAAGACCTTCGAGACCAGCGAACCCGCAACCGGCAAGCTGCTGGCAAAAATCTCCGACGCGGGTGACGCCGATATTGACACGGCAGTCGCCGCCGCCGCCAAGGCGCTGCCGAAATGGAGTGCGCAGTCCGGCTACGCCAGAGCCAAGGTGCTTTACGCCATCGGCCGCGCCATGCAGCGCCACCAGCGGCTGTTTGCGGTGCTGGAATCGATCGACAACGGCAAGCCGATCCGCGAGAGCCGCGACATCGACGTGCCGCTGGCGATCCGCCATTTCATCCATCATGCCGGCTGGGCGCAGTCGCTCGACAAGGAGTTCCCGGATCACAGGCCGGTCGGCGTCGTTGGCCAGATCATCCCGTGGAATTTCCCGCTGCTGATGCTGGCGTGGAAGATCGCGCCCGCTCTCGCCGCCGGCTGCACCGTGGTGCTGAAGCCTGCCGAATACACGCCGCTGACGGCCATTCTGTTTGCCGAGATTTGCGAGCGCGCCGGCGTGCCGAAGGGCGTCGTCAACATCGTGCCCGGCGGGCCGGACGCCGGTGCGGCGATCGTCAATCATCCGGGCGTGCAGAAAATCGCCTTCACCGGCTCGTCGGAAGTCGGCAAGATCATCCGCAAGGCGACTGCTGGTTCCGGCAAGAAGCTGTCGCTGGAGCTTGGCGGCAAGTCTGCCTTCATCGTCTTCGAGGATGCGGATCTCGACAGCGCGGTCGAAGGTCTGGTCGATGGCATCTGGTTCAACCAGGGCCAGGTCTGCTGCGCCGGATCGCGCCTGCTGGTGCAGGAAGGTATTTCCGACGCCTTCATCGCCAAGGTCAAGACGCGCATGGGCCGTCTGCGCGTCGGCAGCCCGCTCGACAAGAACACCGATATCGGTCCGCTGGTCGACAAGACCCAGCTTGACCGGGTGAGCGGACTGGTGGCCGAGGGCGCGAAACAGGGCGCCGAATGCTGGCAGCCGGACTGCCCGCTGCCTTCGACGGGCTATTTCTATCTGCCGACGCTGGCGACCGGTGTTTCGCCGGCTAATATCCTTGCTCTGGAAGAAGTATTCGGGCCGGTTCTGGCGGCTATGACCTTCCGCTCGACGGAGGAAGCGATCGAGCTTGCCAACAACACGCGTTACGGCCTCGCGGCCTCGGTGTGGAGCGAAAACATCAACCTCGCGCTGCATGCAGCCCCGCAGATCAAGGCGGGCGTGATCTGGGTCAACGGCACCAACATGTTCGACGCCGCATGCGGCTTCGGCGGCTACCGCGAAAGCGGCTTCGGCCGCGAGGGTGGCCGCGAAGGCATGTTTGAATATCTGGCGGCAAAGCTGCCGCTGGGCTCAGTGATCAAGCCGGCGGTGACGGAAAAAGTCACCGAGCGCGCGGAAGCCGATGGCATCGGCATCGACCGCACGGCAAAGCTGTTCATCGGCGGCAAGCAGGTGCGGCCGGACGGCAATTATTCGCTCGCAGTCGCCGACAAGAAGGGAAAACTTGCCGGCGAAGTCGGGCTCGGCAGCCGCAAGGACATTCGCGATGCGGTGTCGGCAGCGCGGGGCGCCAAGGCCTGGGCCGAGGCCACCGGCTACAACCGCAGCCAGGTGCTTTATTTCCTCGCCGAAAATCTCGCCGCCCGCGCGGACGAATTCGCAGCGCGGCTGGTGCAACTTACCGGCGCAACCGCCAAGGCGGCGCGCGAGGAGGTCGAGCTTTCGATCGAGCGGCTGTTTTCCTTTGCCGGCATGGCCGATAAGTTCGAAGGACGCGTGCATGCGCCGCCCGCTCGCGCCGTCACACTGGCGCTGCATGAGCCGGTCGGCGTCATCGGCATCGTCGCACCCGACGAGGCGCCGCTGCTCGGCCTGATCTCGCTGGCAGCACCGGCACTTGCCATGGGCAACACGGTGGTGGCCGTGCCGAGCCAGAAGCACGCGCTGCTGGCAACCGACCTCTATCAGGTCATCGAATATTCCGACGTTCCAGGCGGCGCGATCAACATCGTCACCGGCAAGCATGCCGAACTGGCGGCGGTGCTGGCCAAGCATGACGATGTCGACGGACTGTGGTGCGTGGCTGATGCCGACACCTGCAAGCTGGTCGAAGCGGAATCGATCGGCAACCTCAAGCGGGTCTGGACCAGCGGCGGCAAGAATGTCGACTGGCGCTCCGATCTCGTCGCCGGCGATGCCTTCCTGCGCCGCGCCGTCGAGGTGAAGAATGTCTGGGTTCCCTATGGCGACTGA
- the deoC gene encoding deoxyribose-phosphate aldolase yields MSSKFLEADLGAEESQGLKVTSLPTRVAANTPATHGIARNPGMALDLGFLESMRNVNRSALERRVASLTKRRSIKADNQAAWLLRSIACMDLTTLNSNDTDERVRRLCAKAINPLRRDIAEGLGLGDTVIRPAAVCVYHPFVATAVEAVKGTGIHVAAVSTAFPHGLAPLATRLQEIEASVQDGANEIDVVIPRGLVFGAKWQELYDEIVAMRAACGEAHLKVILGTGDLATLRNVMLASMVAMMAGADFVKTSTGKESVNATLPVGLAMVRSIRAYFEHTGYLIGFKPAGGISTAKVSLDWLVLMKEELGRPWLEPELFRFGASSLLTDIERQLEHHLTGRYSANHRHAMA; encoded by the coding sequence ATGAGCAGCAAGTTTCTTGAGGCCGATCTCGGTGCCGAAGAGTCCCAGGGGCTCAAGGTGACTTCGTTGCCGACGCGCGTTGCCGCCAACACGCCCGCCACGCACGGCATCGCCCGCAACCCCGGCATGGCGCTCGATCTCGGCTTTCTCGAATCCATGCGCAACGTCAACCGCTCGGCACTGGAGCGCCGCGTTGCCTCGCTCACCAAGCGCCGCTCGATCAAGGCCGACAACCAGGCGGCCTGGCTGTTGCGTTCCATTGCCTGCATGGACCTGACCACGCTGAATTCGAACGATACCGACGAGCGCGTGCGCCGGCTTTGCGCCAAGGCGATCAACCCGCTGCGCCGCGACATTGCAGAAGGCCTCGGCCTCGGCGACACGGTTATCCGGCCTGCCGCCGTCTGCGTCTACCACCCCTTCGTCGCCACGGCTGTTGAAGCCGTGAAAGGCACCGGCATTCATGTCGCCGCCGTCTCCACCGCCTTCCCGCATGGACTTGCGCCGCTCGCCACCCGGCTTCAGGAAATCGAGGCCTCGGTGCAGGACGGCGCAAATGAGATCGACGTGGTCATTCCGCGCGGGCTGGTGTTCGGCGCCAAATGGCAGGAGCTTTACGACGAGATCGTCGCCATGCGCGCCGCCTGCGGCGAGGCGCATCTCAAGGTCATCCTCGGTACCGGCGATCTGGCGACCTTGCGCAATGTCATGCTCGCCTCGATGGTGGCGATGATGGCGGGCGCGGATTTCGTGAAGACCTCGACCGGCAAGGAAAGCGTCAACGCCACGCTGCCGGTCGGGCTTGCCATGGTGCGCTCGATCCGCGCCTATTTCGAGCACACCGGTTATCTCATCGGCTTCAAGCCGGCGGGCGGCATTTCCACCGCCAAAGTCTCGCTCGACTGGCTGGTGCTGATGAAGGAAGAGCTTGGCCGGCCATGGCTGGAGCCCGAGCTTTTCCGCTTCGGGGCGTCGAGCCTGCTGACCGACATAGAGCGTCAGCTTGAGCATCATCTGACCGGCCGCTACTCGGCCAATCATCGCCACGCGATGGCGTGA
- a CDS encoding Fur family transcriptional regulator has protein sequence MAKQKNQKPDYEKMLRKAGIRITRPRRIIVEILTATDDHPDALEIFRRAAEIDSGISLSTVYRTMKVLEGLGAIHRHAFEGGPSRFEQASGEHHDHLIDLDTGDVIEFKSDRIEQLQNEIAEALGYDIVHHRLELYGRKRRGR, from the coding sequence ATGGCAAAGCAGAAGAATCAGAAGCCCGACTACGAAAAAATGCTGCGCAAGGCAGGGATCAGGATCACCCGCCCGCGCCGCATCATCGTGGAGATATTGACGGCGACAGATGACCACCCCGACGCGCTGGAAATCTTCCGGCGTGCGGCCGAGATCGATTCCGGCATCTCGCTGTCCACCGTCTATCGCACGATGAAGGTGCTGGAAGGCCTGGGAGCCATTCACCGCCACGCCTTCGAGGGCGGGCCCTCGCGCTTCGAACAGGCCAGCGGCGAGCATCACGACCATTTGATCGATCTCGACACGGGCGACGTCATCGAATTCAAGTCCGACCGCATCGAGCAATTGCAGAACGAAATCGCCGAGGCGCTGGGCTACGATATCGTCCATCATCGGCTGGAACTCTACGGCCGCAAGCGGCGCGGGCGCTGA
- the gndA gene encoding NADP-dependent phosphogluconate dehydrogenase encodes MEKAEIGLIGLGVMGSNLALNIAENGHPIAVFNRTTSRTGTFFEAAGDLRKMIVPCTTLAELAEAIQPPRPVIIMVQAGQPVDEQIAALRQVLSAGDIIIDAGNANFRDTIRRFSELQGSGLTFIGMGVSGGEEGARHGPSIMVGGTEDSYKRVEKILTDISAKFEGEPCAAWLGTGGAGHFVKTIHNGIEYADMQMIAEIYGVLRDGLGMKPKEIGAVFAEWNKGRLNSYLIEITATVLAADDLDTGKPIVEMILDRAGQKGTGKWSVIEAQTLGVSATAIEAAVSARILSSLKDERLAAEKAYGTGGVSKFSGNRDKVLHDLELALFAGKIAAYAQGFAVMDAASKQFGWNLPMPTIAKIWRAGCIIRSQFLGTLADAFEKSGALANLLMAPAFIEMMKEAHPSLRRIVAQAAEAGLPTPALSSALAYFDSYRQGRGTSNLIQAQRDYFGAHGFERIDAPGAHHGPWAGGG; translated from the coding sequence ATGGAAAAAGCCGAAATCGGCCTGATTGGCCTTGGCGTCATGGGCTCCAACCTGGCCCTTAATATCGCCGAAAACGGCCACCCGATCGCCGTGTTCAACCGCACCACCAGCCGCACCGGCACCTTCTTCGAGGCGGCCGGCGACCTGCGCAAGATGATCGTGCCCTGCACGACGCTGGCCGAACTCGCCGAGGCGATCCAGCCGCCGCGCCCGGTCATCATCATGGTGCAGGCGGGCCAGCCGGTGGACGAGCAGATCGCCGCACTGCGCCAGGTGCTTTCGGCGGGCGACATCATCATCGATGCCGGCAACGCCAATTTCCGCGACACGATCCGGCGCTTTTCCGAACTCCAGGGATCAGGCCTGACCTTCATCGGCATGGGCGTTTCCGGTGGCGAGGAAGGCGCGCGCCACGGCCCGTCGATCATGGTCGGCGGCACGGAAGATTCCTACAAGCGCGTCGAAAAAATCCTCACCGACATTTCGGCCAAGTTCGAGGGCGAGCCCTGTGCTGCCTGGCTCGGCACCGGGGGTGCCGGGCATTTCGTCAAGACCATCCACAACGGCATCGAATATGCCGACATGCAGATGATCGCCGAAATCTACGGCGTGCTGCGCGATGGGCTCGGTATGAAGCCCAAGGAAATCGGTGCGGTTTTTGCCGAATGGAACAAGGGCCGGCTGAATTCCTACCTGATCGAGATCACCGCGACCGTTCTTGCTGCTGACGATCTCGATACCGGCAAGCCGATCGTCGAGATGATCCTCGACCGTGCCGGCCAGAAGGGCACCGGCAAATGGTCGGTGATCGAAGCGCAGACGCTCGGCGTTTCGGCAACCGCGATCGAGGCCGCCGTTTCGGCCCGCATTCTGTCATCGCTCAAGGACGAGCGGCTGGCAGCTGAGAAGGCTTATGGCACCGGCGGCGTCTCGAAGTTTTCGGGCAACCGCGACAAGGTCCTGCATGACCTGGAACTGGCGCTGTTCGCCGGCAAGATCGCGGCCTATGCGCAAGGGTTCGCGGTGATGGACGCAGCCTCGAAACAGTTCGGCTGGAACCTGCCGATGCCGACCATCGCCAAGATCTGGCGCGCCGGCTGCATCATCCGCTCGCAGTTTCTCGGCACGCTGGCCGACGCTTTTGAGAAGAGCGGCGCGCTCGCAAACCTTTTGATGGCACCGGCCTTCATCGAGATGATGAAGGAGGCGCACCCCTCGCTGCGCCGCATCGTGGCGCAAGCCGCCGAAGCCGGCCTGCCGACGCCGGCGCTGTCGTCGGCCCTCGCCTATTTCGACAGCTATCGACAGGGACGGGGCACCTCCAACCTGATCCAGGCGCAGCGCGATTATTTTGGCGCGCATGGCTTCGAGCGCATCGACGCGCCCGGCGCACATCATGGTCCCTGGGCCGGCGGCGGCTGA
- the mgrA gene encoding L-glyceraldehyde 3-phosphate reductase, which yields MAWHPADNRYETMRYNRCGRSGLKLPAISLGLWHNFGNDTPHQTKQAICRKAFDLGITHFDLANNYGPPPGSAETAFGEILRTDFAGLRDELIISSKAGYDMWPGPYGEWGSRKYVLASLDQSLKRMGLDYVDIFYSHRFDPETPLEETMMALDHAVRSGKALYVGISSYNSQRTREAATILRELGTPCLIHQPSYSMLNRWVEDDGLLDTLDGLGVGSIVFSPLAQGMLTTKYLKGIPEDSRAAQGKSLRQEFLNDKALANIKALNAIAEKRGQTLAQMALAWVLRGGRVTSALIGASRPEQVEDCVGALKNPDFSDAELAEIDQYAREADINLWARSAERTGPVRKK from the coding sequence ATGGCCTGGCATCCCGCCGACAACCGCTACGAGACGATGCGCTACAACCGCTGCGGCCGCTCCGGCCTGAAGCTGCCGGCGATCTCGCTCGGGCTCTGGCACAATTTCGGCAATGATACGCCGCACCAGACCAAGCAGGCGATCTGCCGCAAGGCTTTCGACCTTGGCATCACCCATTTCGATCTCGCCAACAATTACGGCCCGCCGCCCGGCTCGGCCGAAACCGCTTTCGGCGAAATCCTCCGTACCGATTTCGCCGGCCTGCGTGACGAGCTGATCATTTCCAGCAAGGCCGGCTACGACATGTGGCCGGGGCCTTATGGCGAATGGGGCAGCCGCAAATATGTGCTGGCGAGCCTCGACCAGAGCCTCAAGCGCATGGGTCTCGACTATGTCGACATCTTCTATTCGCACCGCTTCGATCCGGAGACGCCGCTGGAAGAAACGATGATGGCGCTCGACCATGCCGTGCGCTCGGGCAAGGCGCTCTATGTCGGCATCTCGTCCTACAACTCGCAGCGCACCCGCGAGGCGGCCACGATCCTGCGCGAGCTCGGCACGCCCTGCCTCATCCACCAGCCGAGCTATTCCATGCTCAACCGCTGGGTCGAGGATGACGGGCTGCTCGATACGCTGGACGGGCTCGGCGTCGGCTCGATCGTGTTCTCGCCGCTGGCGCAGGGCATGCTGACGACGAAATATCTGAAAGGCATCCCTGAAGACAGCCGCGCCGCGCAAGGCAAGTCGCTGCGCCAGGAGTTCCTCAACGACAAGGCGCTCGCCAACATCAAGGCGCTGAACGCCATTGCCGAGAAGCGCGGCCAGACGCTGGCGCAGATGGCGCTGGCCTGGGTGCTGCGCGGCGGTCGCGTGACCTCCGCGCTGATCGGCGCCAGCCGGCCGGAGCAGGTGGAAGATTGCGTAGGTGCGCTGAAGAACCCGGATTTCTCAGATGCCGAGCTTGCCGAGATCGATCAATACGCCCGCGAGGCCGACATCAATCTCTGGGCTCGCTCAGCCGAGCGCACGGGGCCGGTGCGGAAGAAGTAA
- a CDS encoding Gfo/Idh/MocA family oxidoreductase yields MAKKLGIGVIGCGNISKAYFKLSPLFRGMEMRACADINEEAAKARAKEFSLRAESVDGLLKADDIDIVVNLTIPAAHYEVSKQVLDAGKHVYSEKPFVLSVKEGLDLKKRAEKKGLRIGSAPDTFFGGSHQLARHMIDDGKLGKITSGTCHVMSHGMEHWHPNPDFFFLPGGGPILDLGPYYITNLVQLIGPVKRVAALTAIPAKERTISSKPRAGEKIPVSTPTTIHALLEFENGAVITFNASWDVWHSGHAPMELYGEDGTLYMPDPNFFGGDLRYTKGSKPAKKLPKWDHPFQKANEVHSQGPMANYRTAGLADMAIAIREGRPHRCSLDLALHVVDIMTGILKSGDSGKFVDMQTTCERPAALGIKEAKALLAKK; encoded by the coding sequence ATGGCAAAGAAACTCGGGATCGGCGTCATCGGCTGCGGCAACATCTCCAAGGCTTACTTCAAGCTGTCGCCGCTGTTTCGCGGCATGGAGATGCGCGCCTGCGCCGACATAAATGAAGAAGCTGCAAAGGCGCGCGCAAAGGAGTTCTCGCTGCGCGCCGAGAGCGTCGACGGGCTGCTCAAGGCCGACGATATCGACATCGTCGTCAACCTCACCATTCCTGCGGCCCACTATGAGGTGTCGAAGCAGGTGCTGGACGCCGGCAAGCATGTCTATTCGGAAAAGCCCTTCGTGCTCTCGGTCAAGGAAGGGCTCGATCTCAAGAAGCGGGCAGAAAAGAAGGGGCTGCGCATCGGCTCTGCGCCCGACACCTTCTTCGGCGGATCGCACCAGCTTGCCCGCCACATGATCGACGACGGCAAGCTCGGCAAGATCACCAGCGGCACCTGCCATGTCATGAGCCACGGCATGGAGCACTGGCATCCGAACCCGGATTTCTTCTTCCTGCCCGGCGGCGGGCCGATCCTCGATCTCGGACCCTATTACATCACCAATCTGGTCCAGCTCATCGGGCCGGTGAAGCGGGTGGCGGCGCTGACCGCCATCCCCGCCAAGGAGCGGACGATCAGCTCCAAGCCGCGCGCCGGCGAAAAAATCCCCGTCTCGACGCCGACGACCATCCATGCCCTGCTGGAATTCGAGAACGGCGCGGTGATCACCTTCAATGCGAGCTGGGACGTCTGGCACAGCGGCCATGCGCCGATGGAGCTCTACGGCGAGGACGGCACGCTCTACATGCCCGATCCCAATTTCTTCGGCGGCGACCTGCGCTACACCAAGGGCAGCAAGCCGGCCAAGAAGCTGCCGAAATGGGACCATCCTTTCCAGAAGGCGAATGAAGTCCATTCGCAAGGACCGATGGCCAATTATCGCACGGCGGGCCTTGCCGACATGGCGATCGCCATCCGGGAGGGACGGCCGCATCGCTGCTCGCTCGACCTTGCGCTGCATGTCGTCGACATCATGACCGGCATCCTGAAATCGGGCGACAGCGGCAAGTTCGTCGACATGCAGACGACCTGCGAGCGGCCTGCCGCACTCGGCATCAAGGAAGCCAAGGCGCTGCTGGCGAAGAAATAA
- a CDS encoding sugar phosphate isomerase/epimerase: MNWSFQLYSARNFQPWNDVVKTLGWLGYREVEGFGGVYDDPAGLRAELDKNGLVMPTGHFSIDMLENDFASAEKIANTLGMKVLVCPYLVAEQRPTDTAGWQAFGKRLAAVGDKAKKAGFGFAWHNHDFEFAALPDGSVPLTHILETAPDIGWEADIAWIVRGGADPMAWIDKYGSRIVAVHVKDIARSGEGLDEDGWSDVGHGTIDWRALTTVLRDRTPAKYFIMEQDNPNNFERFARRSLEAAKSF, translated from the coding sequence ATGAACTGGTCATTTCAACTTTACAGCGCCCGCAATTTTCAGCCCTGGAACGATGTCGTCAAAACGCTTGGCTGGCTCGGTTACCGGGAAGTCGAAGGCTTTGGCGGCGTCTATGACGATCCCGCCGGCCTGCGCGCCGAACTCGACAAGAACGGCCTTGTCATGCCGACCGGGCATTTTTCCATCGACATGCTGGAGAACGACTTTGCCAGCGCGGAAAAAATCGCGAATACGCTCGGCATGAAGGTTCTGGTCTGCCCCTATCTGGTGGCCGAGCAGCGCCCGACCGATACGGCAGGATGGCAGGCTTTCGGCAAGCGCCTGGCCGCGGTGGGCGACAAGGCCAAGAAGGCCGGCTTCGGTTTCGCCTGGCACAATCACGATTTCGAATTCGCGGCACTTCCGGACGGCTCCGTGCCCCTGACGCACATTCTCGAAACGGCTCCCGATATCGGTTGGGAAGCCGACATTGCCTGGATCGTTCGCGGCGGTGCCGATCCCATGGCGTGGATCGACAAATACGGCTCGCGCATCGTTGCTGTGCATGTGAAGGATATTGCCCGCAGCGGCGAAGGACTGGACGAGGATGGCTGGTCCGATGTCGGCCACGGCACGATCGACTGGAGGGCGCTGACCACCGTGCTGCGCGACCGGACACCAGCAAAATACTTCATCATGGAACAGGACAATCCGAACAATTTCGAGCGCTTCGCCCGGCGCTCGCTCGAAGCCGCCAAGAGCTTCTAG